The Periophthalmus magnuspinnatus isolate fPerMag1 chromosome 19, fPerMag1.2.pri, whole genome shotgun sequence region TTAAAGtgcatcatagttttacatccgttaagtggcagtttgtgaaaaaagttgagacaaaatgtgtcttaattaatgcacaaaaatacaagaagaaGCAGTGAgttcaataaatacaaaaaaggaaaaaatctgCAGAATTTTAGTAAAACCTAATAATTACATTAACTatgtttttagtgaaatatGCAGTCTAATCTGTCATGTTTTAACATTAATACTTTTCCCACAGCTACTTGGATTTGCGTGGACTGTCAAATGGGGTAGGTCCTGTGATTTGGCCTGATGCGTACGGTCCTGCTGAGAGAGATGGAGCCTACAAGAGCTTTAGTTTCAGTGGCTGGGGAGGAAGCAGTGGTCACGATGCTCCAATGATCGCATATGATGCCTTACTGGGGGCAGGCGCGGACTGGGAGGAGCTTATGAACAGGGCTGCTTTTCATGGTGGTAAGTTAGTTTAGACTGAAAAAGCTGCTACTTAAGTTAGGACTGAGtaattaattgaattttaatcaagaaTGTAATTTAGTCTCTACATATAGTCAATGATATGCTTGggtcattttatatttataactccatcctcagacccaaaacaaacaaaggaaacaaagagaacaacagagcaaGCCAGTAGGGCTGTAgtagcaatctgaccagaactgcagaagtggcttggatgagcacgAACACGTCTTCACTcatacaatgatttgtccagttgacagatttaactttggcttttactgttttttttgtgttccctggcaacagttaaaatgtatatattatttttattacatttgtaaataagacaaaataaaaatcaaattgaaaattgtgACCGATCATTTGAGAGACAAAATTGCATATCAACCACTACTTGGTCACTTCCGCAAAATCAATTTCAGTAATCTAAactaatgtatttaaatttgttttaaaccTCCAAAGGCATTATCAGCCCAGGTTAAATGGGGTCCATCTGTTGTCTGCAAATGCAAAAAGTGTTTATCACAAGATATTTAAGTGAATTATTACTTATTTCTGTTTATAGGTGACAGTGATAGCACAGCTGTGATTGCCTGCTGTTGCTGGGGCGTCCTATATGGTACAAAGGGGGTCCCAAAAGGAAATTATGCCAAACTGGAGTACAGGGACCGACTGGAGAAATGTGGGGAGCAGCTGTATGCCCTGTCACACTGAGACGGGAATTATTATAAGGGACAAGATAATGAACTGTTAATTCATTATTCTGTTTAATGCCTATAATAAGGCAAGATGTTTGAAAGATGGTTtctgtaccacagtttgagaaccactatGTTTACTTTATATATTCTAAAAGAATTTGGTACATTACTCAAAGACACGTCTACTGTATTTGACCATAGCACATAATTACTATTAACTAGGTGGAACAAATTCATCATGAATGTTCCTGCACTGTGTCCGCTGAGAGGTAATTGCTGTGTTTGAAGATTTTTGTGCCTTAAATTGAATGTGGTATTGAATCGAATGTTAAATGAATGCAATAAAATACACGTAGTAATTGCTTCCAGTTCATTGCAGCTGTTTAGACACAATGATATACACGTCTCATCTAGATATAGTTTTATAACTATATTTTTTCGCATggtgcattatttattatttctatttcctGTTGTCCACCTTTTGTTTATGAGACCATCACTCTATATTCAGAAACATGGGACTAAAGTCAGTATCCTGTCTCCACAGTGTCCCCTTGGCAGGATCTCTGAAaggggagacagaggaaagCAGCAGGAGGCATATACACCTCtggagttgaaaaaaaaaaacaatgtccaAGTTCATTTTCATCCATGCCAGTGTTATGTTggtgatctgacctgtaacatgtctccatggagataagatcttatcttatctaagatcttactgtgcaacattccaggcaataatATCCGCACTATGAAAACAGGTGGCGGATtgtccaccaaaaaagttacacaaagaaatatcacaatattcatacaagattaccaataataataataataataataataataataataataataataataataataataatagctgcAAATGGAGAGTAAACAAAGTTTCTTGAGCTCATTCTGTGAAAGGTCATAGGCAGGCAGCAGTCTTATTGCCAAACTTTAACAAACATCTTAAACCCTGCTGCAGCACTCAAATAATAAATCTAGTTAAAATTATTCATGAGCCAAAGTaaattattgtaatttttatgtGATTTATGAGCTCAAAGGCGCGACGCAGGGGTGGGTTGCCTCACTGATGCTTTTTATAGCCCCAAGCACCGAGTGCCGTGTGCGACCCACCGAACAGCACGAAACTGTGTGAGTCTGTGGAGTGAGCCTGTGTGGAGTGAGCCTGTGGAGTGAACCTGTGTGGAGTGAGCCTGTGTGGAGTGAGCCTGTGTGGAGTGAGCCTGTGTGGAGTGAGTCTGTGGAGTGAGTCTGTGTTGGAGTGAGTCTGTGTTGGAGCATACTCGTGTCGAAGCACCGGTGTCCGGTAAAGCCTGTCGCCGCTTGGAGGAGTCGGTCTGAGGGACAGACCGCCGCGATGAACCGGTGAGAGCTGCAGTCTGCGGGGTTGGTTGTAGCCACATAGCAAGTAGCAAATGGTGTCAAAGAAGAATCAAGACTGGAGTCACTGCACAAATCAGGACCTGGGTCTGTGTGGGTCATCTCTGCTTCATCCAAGGGCTTGTCTACATTGCTGTGTTCAACCAAAACAGATTAATAGCCTCTATGCTAACTATGTTTATGTGCAACTTTAGTTCAAACAAATATGATTATGAAAAGTGTTCTTTGTAAAAGTTTTGTGTCCCCAGCACACCTGCCTCACTGGAGCACTACAAAGCCGCCATGCTGCTGAGTGGCGCCGGGGATGCTCTGGGATACAGGAACCAGCTCTGGGAGTACAACGAGTCTGGACCAGCCATCCACCAGGTCAGGGCAGCGCTCATCCCACGGCAGTTATGAGGGCTCCTATCAGTGAACGCAGGTTTAATAATGTCTCCTGTATATGAAAACCTAATAAGATGCTTGAAGCGTCCCAtttgtctttgtagaagttgcAGGAGCTTGGTGGGTTGAAGAACATCAAGGCTGAGCTCCCAGACTGGCCTGTGAGCGATGACACTGTTCTACATCTGGCCACCGCTGAAGGTTTAGCAACTGGTGAGGGCAAAATGCTGGGTTAGGGTACTTGCCAACtcaaagtttattttaatagaagCAGTTTTCCTTCCTCCTTGtaacacaaattaaaataacttaaCTTTGAGCTAGAGGCTTTTCTGCTATCAGCAAAAAGATTAAAACTTGCAGTTATAGATGAAACCCTAAACAATTTACCATGTTCTCTTTTAGTTTTCTACATTTGAGTTGTTTGGACACCACTGAAATCCAAGCTGACTACAGACAGTCAGCATTTCCTACTTAGTATGCAGACTTAGAATTCtgcaaataataaaagaaaatatttctATTTCAAAATTACTTTACATCAATCAAAAACGAGTTGTCTGTCGATGATCTATATTAGGCCTATTAACTAAACAGTTTACATTGTTTGCAGGTAAAGTAGGAGAAGAGCTGCTGCACGATGTGGCCGCTCGGTATGTGGAGGGCATGAAGGACATGGACGGAAGGAAACCAGGACCTTCAAGCATCCTTGGTAAGAATATTTTTCTCATGGAAAATCAAACCCatgtaatgtgttttaaaatcatCTAACTTTATCCAGGGGTATCTCAGTTAAAGCCGGGGGAGGAAGGGGGCTACCGTGTGGCCTATAACCCTGATGGGACAGGCTGTGGAGCTGCTATGAGATCTATGTGTATTGGCTTACGGTAAGTTTAACAATTTATTTCTGTGAAGCTGTTGTTTGATTCACAAAATTTTGCCAATTCTAAATCTTAACATGACTTGTTTTACTTGCTTATTTCAGTTATTTGGGGTCAAGTCCAATCTTTATGGCAAGCAGCTAATGAGATATTACATCAGACTTTAAACTTTAGGCACCTATAATCACAAGCTATGCCACCATTCATTAATGAACATCTTGCAGAAAGCAATTAAATAGCCAAGAATGTAATTAAAACACATGACATGCCCATTTCTTTTGTTGATCATGTTGGATTCTTGCATGCTGCCAATACCCAACAGGTATCCCAAACCCGACCAGCTGTTATCATTGGTGGCGGTTGCCGTAGAGACAGGCAGAATGACCCATCCTCACCCCACAGGCTTCCTGGGCGCTGTTGCTGCTGCCCTGTTCACAGCATACGCCGTCCAGAGACGACCAATCACGACTTGGGGTCTAGGCCTGATCAATGAAGCCTGTCCAATCGCAAAGAGCTTTGTTCTGGGCCGGGAGTTTGCTGTGGAAGAGACAGTGAAAGACTGGGACTACTTTAGTGAGAAGTGGCAGTGGTAAGACTGTTGGGTTTGGACTAATGCGATTTAGTGTTTAAAGGTATCTGCTATGTTTACACCTTTTTTCACAGGTACCTAGATCTGCGTGGACTGTCGAATGGGGTgggacctgtaatttggcctgattCGTATGGTCCTGCTGAGAGAGATGAAGCCTACAAGAGCTTTAGTTTGAAAGGATGGGCAGGACGCAGTGGTCACGATGCGCCAATGATCGCATATGATGCCTTACTGGGGGCAGGAGCAGACTGGGAGGAGCTTATGAACAGGGCAGCTTTTCATGGTGGTAAGCAACACATCTTTCCCAGAGCTCAAGTTGACTTTTTTAAAGGCTTTACTTAAGTGGTTGTTATAACATATTAGGTCTCTGCTGGCAGATTATAGTGTCTGTATCTGACTTTAATTTATACACtgcgttccaaattattatgcaaaagatatttttctcagattttaccaaattgtcaatataaatgacATGACATGTCATCGTAATTTTCAAGTCATCAACCTTTAGAGTACAATTTGAATGTTATTGAACAAACCTTACAATGATAACAGGATTTTTCCcaaaacttaaaatgcacttttccaaattattatgcacaacGGAGTTTCAAACtatgttattgttgtaaagaaCTGTAAAAtggtaatttgattatttttcagttagaagcaatcaaaacatcttaacaggtcaagttacattttaacatagggCCCCTTATTTGATAGGAGCTTCACAATTCTTGCATCCATTGAACTTGAGAGTTTCTGCTTGAATTTCTTCTCAGGATGTCAGAATAGCctcccagagctgctgtttgtgaGC contains the following coding sequences:
- the adprh gene encoding ADP-ribosylarginine hydrolase; amino-acid sequence: MNRTPASLEHYKAAMLLSGAGDALGYRNQLWEYNESGPAIHQKLQELGGLKNIKAELPDWPVSDDTVLHLATAEGLATGKVGEELLHDVAARYVEGMKDMDGRKPGPSSILGVSQLKPGEEGGYRVAYNPDGTGCGAAMRSMCIGLRYPKPDQLLSLVAVAVETGRMTHPHPTGFLGAVAAALFTAYAVQRRPITTWGLGLINEACPIAKSFVLGREFAVEETVKDWDYFSEKWQWYLDLRGLSNGVGPVIWPDSYGPAERDEAYKSFSLKGWAGRSGHDAPMIAYDALLGAGADWEELMNRAAFHGGDSDSTAVIACCCWGILYGTEGVPEGNYANLEYRGRLEKCGEQLYALTH